In the Crinalium epipsammum PCC 9333 genome, TCTCACCAGCAGTACAACTGGGGCTTACTGCCACTCCCAGACGTGCTAACAACGCCGATACCTACACTTATTTTGGTGAGCCAGTCTATACTTACGCACTCAAAGACGGCATCAACGATGGGTTTTTGACTCCCTTTAAAGTTAGGCAGATCGAAACTAACCTAGATGAATATATTTACAGCAGCGAAGATGAATTAATAGAAGGTGCAATAGACGAAGGTAGAACTTACACCGAAGGTGATTTTAATCGCATCATTGAAATTAGCGATCGCGAACGCTACCGCGTACAACTGTTCATGGAGGAAATTAACCAGAATCAAAAAACTCTGGTATTTTGTGCCAACCAAGACCACGCTCTAGCTGTGCGGGATTTAATTAACCAAATTAAGATTAGCAGTAACCCTAATTACTGTGTCCGTGTCACAGCCGATGATGGGAAACTGGGAGAACAGCACCTCAGCACCTTTCAAGACAACGAGAAAAATATTCCAACTATTCTCACCACCTCACAAAAGCTTTCTACTGGGGTTGATGCCCGCAACGTTCGTAACATTGTGCTAATGCGACCCATCAACACGATGATTGAATTTAAGCAAATTATTGGTCGTGGTACTCGCCTATTTGATGGGAAAGATTACTTCACTATTTATGATTTTGTTAGAGCCTACGAACACTTCAACGATCCTGAATGGGATGGCGAACCCCAAGAACCTGTAATAGTTACAAATCGAAGGGAACGACAGTCATCATCTACAACAAATACTAATAGAAATACTGACACAAATAGCAACGAAAATACAGAAACTTCTCGTCCCCAAACTATTAAAATCAAACTCGCTGATGGTAAAGAACGCACCTTTCAACATCGGATATCTACTAGCTTCTGGAGTCCAGACGGTAAACCGATGAGCGCAGCAGAATTTGTGGAACGTCTCTTTGGTGAAATTCCTCAACTATTCACAAATGAAAACGAATTAAGAGCCATCTGGAGCCGTCCTGACACCCGTAAAGCATTATTAGAAGGACTGGCAGAGAAGGGCTATGCAGAGGAACAACTAACAGAAATTAGCCGCCTGATTGATGCAGAGAAAAGCGACTTATATGATGTACTGGCTTATATCGCATACGCCTCTCCACCTATTAGCCGTCGAGAGCGCGTCCTTGCTCACAAGTCGTTGATCTTCTCGCGCTATATCGGCAAACAGCAGGAATTTCTCGACTTTGTACTGGAACAATACATCAAAGCTGGGGTGGGCGAACTGGATCGTACTAAATTACCTCAATTGCTAGAATTGAAGTATCATACTGTTCGTGATGCTGTTGGAGAACTAGGAAGCGTTGCGAATATCAGTGAAGTATTTGTCGGGTTTCAGCAGTATTTGTATGATTTGGACAGAGCCGCTTAATAATTCAGGGTGCTACAATCAAACATTTTAGTTAGACGATTAATTCAAAACTTCTCTAAGCTGAAATGTTTTACTACTGACGACAGGGATAAAATAGACTCTAGGCTCCCCATTGTATCTAATTCATAAAGAAGTAATTTTAATTATTAGTTTGCCAAGTTTGATTCCTTTTATGCAAAGTATAAAGGTTTCATCAAGAACTAAAAAAATAATTTTTTTACGATGATTAAAAAAGGTTAAAGTGATATATTAAAAAATAAGTATAACATTGTAAAAACTCAGACAATGCCAAAAAGCTTTTAGTTACGTTTTCATTGAAAATGAGACTGTTAGCTTAGTGAATCAGCAAGTGCTATAAGTCGCCCTGCAATTGTCTTTCAAGCGCCTGAGTCTTCACATAACATTTTAGGGAGAGTATTAACATATGTATTCTGGTGTCATAGTTCATAATAATTCTCCAGAGATCAAAAAGAACAGCAGTTCTACAGAAAAACACGGCACTTCTTCAGGAAAGAATAACATCTCTTCAGAAAAAAATAAGGGTAATAATAATAAAGAACAAGAGGAAAAATGCAAATCATTATATAA is a window encoding:
- the hsdR gene encoding EcoAI/FtnUII family type I restriction enzme subunit R; protein product: MNEAETRAELIDPALKAAGWGVIEGSRIRREVIAPGRLVGNGKRAKSDIADYVLVYHGEKLAVIEAKKRGLPDTEGLGQAKKYAEKLQTRFAYSTNGDRIYQVDMHTGAEGYINQYPTPDQLWNTTFSQANQWRDNFAAIPFEDRSGTWEARYYQHNAIKHVLSAICQGQDRILLTMATGTGKTFIAFQLAWKLFQSRWNLSRQPTRRPRILFLADRNILANQAYNSFSAFPDDALVRIDPEAIKKRGRVPKNGSIFFTIFQTFMTGRDEAGNPTPKFSDYPPDFFDFIIIDECHRGGASDESTWRGILEYFSPAVQLGLTATPRRANNADTYTYFGEPVYTYALKDGINDGFLTPFKVRQIETNLDEYIYSSEDELIEGAIDEGRTYTEGDFNRIIEISDRERYRVQLFMEEINQNQKTLVFCANQDHALAVRDLINQIKISSNPNYCVRVTADDGKLGEQHLSTFQDNEKNIPTILTTSQKLSTGVDARNVRNIVLMRPINTMIEFKQIIGRGTRLFDGKDYFTIYDFVRAYEHFNDPEWDGEPQEPVIVTNRRERQSSSTTNTNRNTDTNSNENTETSRPQTIKIKLADGKERTFQHRISTSFWSPDGKPMSAAEFVERLFGEIPQLFTNENELRAIWSRPDTRKALLEGLAEKGYAEEQLTEISRLIDAEKSDLYDVLAYIAYASPPISRRERVLAHKSLIFSRYIGKQQEFLDFVLEQYIKAGVGELDRTKLPQLLELKYHTVRDAVGELGSVANISEVFVGFQQYLYDLDRAA